Proteins encoded by one window of Ramlibacter tataouinensis:
- the phaR gene encoding polyhydroxyalkanoate synthesis repressor PhaR, translating into MQSKKAASAAPSKRVIKKYPNRRLYDTDTSTYITLAEVKRLVMQGEPFLVRDARTSEDLTRSILLQIILEEEAGGAPMFSEAALANIIRFYGHAAQGFMGAYLEKNVQAFTDIQAKLAEQSTQFTPEMWAQFMNMQNPLMQGLMGSYVEQSRTMFEKMQEQMHKQTEQMLGAFMGKR; encoded by the coding sequence GTGCAAAGCAAGAAAGCCGCTTCTGCCGCGCCCTCGAAGCGCGTGATCAAGAAGTACCCCAACCGGCGGCTGTACGACACCGACACCTCCACCTACATCACCCTGGCCGAGGTCAAGCGGCTGGTGATGCAGGGCGAGCCCTTCCTGGTGCGCGATGCCAGGACCAGCGAGGACCTGACGCGCAGCATCCTGCTGCAGATCATCCTGGAGGAAGAGGCGGGCGGCGCGCCCATGTTCAGCGAGGCGGCGCTGGCCAACATCATCCGCTTCTACGGGCACGCCGCGCAGGGCTTCATGGGCGCCTACCTCGAGAAGAACGTGCAGGCGTTCACCGACATCCAGGCGAAGCTGGCCGAGCAGTCCACGCAGTTCACGCCGGAGATGTGGGCCCAGTTCATGAACATGCAGAACCCGCTGATGCAGGGGCTGATGGGCAGCTACGTCGAGCAGTCGCGCACCATGTTCGAGAAGATGCAGGAGCAGATGCACAAGCAGACCGAGCAGATGCTCGGCGCCTTCATGGGCAAGCGTTGA